A region of the Chitinophagaceae bacterium genome:
ATAAATTGTCAAAACTAAACGTATGAAATAATTATATTTTTCAAGCCTTATTTTTTTCAATTTTTTTATCGCAAATTAATTTTTAATCCACTGCATGCTATTGCTGTATGAAACGGGGGCTGTATTTTTTCACTAAAAACCAATTTTAATCACATAAAAAAAGCATGATGAAGTTGAACATCAATTTAAATGAATGGGTCATTTCAAACAGCAAAGTCTGTACAATCGTAAATGAATATGAAAGGGATTATGAAATTCAGAACAAGAATGGCTTAATATCAACAATTCCCAAAGCGATTATAGAAGCAAATGAACTCAGCATCGTAAATGGCAGTGTAACACTTTCGGAGGGTGTTTATGAACACTATGTTGTCCATGATGCACGGCATAAATCGCAAAAACTTTTTAATGATTTGTTCAGCAAACATGCAGCACACATTTTCAAAAACAAAAGCATTGTGTTAAGCCGGGCAGAATATTATCTGTTGCGTCCAGGTATTTTGGTAGGATAAGGGTGATATTTATAAAAAGGGTCGTATTTCCCTTTACTCACGTCAGCTGCATACGGTTCAGTTACCTCAAAATTCGTTTTTCTTTTCCCTTGTTTTTCCAAATCCTTTTTTTCTTTCTCCCATTCGGCAACAAAATCATTGAGCCAGGTGGGGCAGGCGGTTTAGCAGGGCGGGTCGCTTAGGTTTAAGATGTCTTCATCTTCGCCAATGGGAAAGCCTTCCATTTTTTTGAGTTCGGGTAGTTTTTTGCGTAATTCTTCGCGGAAGTAGGCTCTGCGTTCTTCTTCGCTATTAAATTCTTTACCCAGTACGATAATTTTATTTTCGTTGCTCATTTTATGTTAGTTTTAAAAATTTCAATACCAGCCGGCCTTTCAAGGTAGTCAGGTATTTTTGATTGGGGCTGGTAGGTTTATCCGGGATGGTCATGGTGAGCCAGCCTTTGTTTACTAAAGGCAGCATATAATTATCGTAGTTTTTCCTTTGATTCGTTACTCCAATACGGTTAAGTAGGGTTTCCCGGTCTTTCGGCTGATTTGCCATATCCAAGATTTTTTGCTCACTTTCGGCTATAGCACCAGCTATAGCACCAGCTATGGTACCAGCTATGGTACTGCTTATAGTACCAACTACTTCATCCGCCTGATTATCAATAGTATTTATATCTTCAGCTATGGTACCGGCTTGGATACCAGCTATGGCACTACCCATTACATCGTTATGATCGAGCAGACAATGTTCCATCAGTTTATTCAATATTGCATCAATGCTATCTAAGGTCGGTTTTAATTGAGTAGTATCAAGTGTAAACGGAGCTTTTTCCTTAAAAGCCGGGTGTTTAAAAAGTTCTACTTCAAAAAAAGTGCGGTCATCATCTGAAGTAAAACGTGGGGCAGACGAACCATTGTCTTGCAATGCTTTCAATATGGTTGGTATCCCGGTTGCCCGTCCTTCGGTGAGTCCCAGTTCTTTTAAGAATTCACCGAGTCTCCTGTTCCGATATCTTCGGCTACGAACCTGTCCCTGATTAAATGCTTCCAGACGGATAGACTTGTCAGGTCCACCATGATTGATAATGATAATTGAATTTGGATAAATCCGGATTTCGATAGGTTCTCTTTGCTGATAATCTCTGTGATAAAAGGCATTTACCAAGGTTTCTTCAATGGCTTGATAAGGATAACTGGAAATCCGAATGCTTTCAGCTTTATCTGCCGGCTTTATAACTTTTTCTTTTATCAGTTTATCTTTCAGATAGTTTAAAGTCCGGCTAATTTGTTCCGGAACAGGCCCTGTAAAGGGATCTTGTTCATAATGTGAACCTGCATCTCCATCAGGAAACTCCACTATTTCGACTTGTGTGTAAGGAAAAAAGTTTTCTGGATTTTCTGAAAAAAGCATCAAGCCTACATTTCTTGGAAACACATGTTCATTAGGGCCGGATATAAGCTCCATCTGTCCAAGCAACTCCAAGTTAGGAGTTTTACTCACCTGGTCTGCAAGACGGCTTTTTATTTTCAAGAGATAATTCTTCACAAGTAGCATAGAAATATCTTCAATTTGAGCTTTTGTATTGGCGCGGTCATCAAATGGCACTTGGTTTGCCAAAGAAATAAGCTCTTGTTGTTCCTCAAGATTCGCCTTTACGGAGTTAGCGTATTTGCGTATATAATGAAAATATCGCTTTCCCTTAGCAGTAATCATTTCCGGCACCAGATAAGGGCGGTTAGAACCGCCCGGTACCCAAAGAATCACAATCTGTTTTTCATCAACAGATTCAATAAAAAAATGAGGATGGTAAACGGGCTTCAGTAAATTGTTAAAACCAATCATTTTTTGCTGAATGTCTGCTATTTCAGTTGTTGTGAGGCCATTCACAGGCCTTTGGGCTGTTCGGGTAAGCTTATTTTCCTTTACCCCTAAAAGAATGTAGCCCCCTCCTATATTGTCAAAATCATTTGCAAAAGCACAAATACTTCGGTAGATCGCATCAGGGTTCCAGCCTTGCTTGAACTCAATTCGATCGGTTTCTACAGTACGTGCAGAAAGCAAAT
Encoded here:
- a CDS encoding transcriptional regulator, with translation MPIHVNIEDLLSARTVETDRIEFKQGWNPDAIYRSICAFANDFDNIGGGYILLGVKENKLTRTAQRPVNGLTTTEIADIQQKMIGFNNLLKPVYHPHFFIESVDEKQIVILWVPGGSNRPYLVPEMITAKGKRYFHYIRKYANSVKANLEEQQELISLANQVPFDDRANTKAQIEDISMLLVKNYLLKIKSRLADQVSKTPNLELLGQMELISGPNEHVFPRNVGLMLFSENPENFFPYTQVEIVEFPDGDAGSHYEQDPFTGPVPEQISRTLNYLKDKLIKEKVIKPADKAESIRISSYPYQAIEETLVNAFYHRDYQQREPIEIRIYPNSIIIINHGGPDKSIRLEAFNQGQVRSRRYRNRRLGEFLKELGLTEGRATGIPTILKALQDNGSSAPRFTSDDDRTFFEVELFKHPAFKEKAPFTLDTTQLKPTLDSIDAILNKLMEHCLLDHNDVMGSAIAGIQAGTIAEDINTIDNQADEVVGTISSTIAGTIAGAIAGAIAESEQKILDMANQPKDRETLLNRIGVTNQRKNYDNYMLPLVNKGWLTMTIPDKPTSPNQKYLTTLKGRLVLKFLKLT